CATTTTTATCAATCCCAGCCAATAAAAAAGGCTAAAAAGAATATAGTAGTACAACACACATACACATATAATAGGAATCAAGAATAGAAAACAGAATTAAATAGTTTAGTCGAGAGATGTTGGGTATGGCTTATAGTTAGTGATAAGTGGACAGATTGCTTGAACGGTGATTAAAAAAAACTGCAATCGGAGACATAGGCACCATTGACTGAACTATGTAATCAAATATCGTGTGTTCTTCCTTTTGCATTTTTCAATCTCTATTCTTTTGTATCAGGGTTGTTGCTCTAACAAGAGAGTTTAGAATATGATCAAACTCAACTCCCCATCATAGATATATTCTTCCTAGATTATTTGAATGACATATTAATTTGTTCTGTAGAGCTGTATTTGCACAGCAGGAAAAGTTACTAAAGGAAGGCCTTTCTCAACCCACAAACTCTCTCATCTCCGCATACCATCCTAGCCACCCAACACACACAGGAATCAAAGTTTATAGGCACAAAATGATCAATGTTGTGATTTCAATTAAAAGAGCATACAATACAAGTGCTATAGtacaaatattaaatgaaaCTAACCATCTACTATGGCACTGACCCGTGTATATAACGAATCATTCAGACATAAATTTACAGATTATTTTTGGTATGTTAGACCCTCTAACAGAATAACATCACACATTAAAAGGGAAAAACCAGAACAGTAAGcaataaatagaaacaaaaacaagaagGAACAGAAACTATCATACCCAGAATCCATTTTCATGTGATGAGCATTGAAGAAAAAGACAGTAGATGGAATCAAAGTGATGTCAAAATATTTGACATAGACTTGAATGTCTGGAGAGTCAATATCAACCAGTGCCACTGTTGCGAATTTGGACACCTCTCTTGCTGCTTTAGAAAGCTGTATCAACAACACAATTGAAAACAAAAGGGTTTAAAATGggaataatataaaattctaTACAAAAGGTAGTTAAAAAAGAAAcaagaaaaattgaaatgaatgaaaACAAAGGTTAGAAAAAGAAAGCATACAATTTGATCAAGCTGGAGACAAACAGGATCAGAGACACGGCCAAAGCGGAGAACAAGAACCTTGTCAATGGTGTCTCTGATGATGGAATCAACCTCACTCTTTTGCGACAAATTTGTTAACAAGTTACTCATTCTTCTTCACCACAATTTTGGAACATCAAGTCCAAAATCCAAATACAGTCACTATACGCATGGTAAGTAAGAATATTAATTGATCtagtttgaagaaaaaattattagttaatgttattaattagtGCTTACATTTTTAACTTTTACTACTCTACTGCAATTTTAGATTAATAATTAGGGTTTTAGAGAAGTAGCATGAAATTGTGAATGGAAATCCCGCAAATAATGAGAATTGGAACAATTGAAGGGTATAAGGCAAAGAAGAAGGAAGGTAACTAAATATACCTGAAAGGAAGAAGCAGAGAAGGGAGAAGAGGGTTGATGTTGAACTGAACGCGGTAATTAGAGAACGTCGATCCTTGTAAGTTATTCTTAAGAATACTCCCTCCGTCTTTTAACAAaacatttcaataatttttaatgcGAGACAAATCAAGCATTTCAGAATAAATGAAATGTGATAGTAAAATTATGgtttaagttaaaattttagtctctgtttttgttaatttattaaattaatcttttattttaaaaattgataattttttatattttttatgttttaattaaaaaataataacataaaatgttaaaatttcaattttttatatatttttaatttaattaataacatataaataataaatacatctaaatagttatatattatataattatacgTTATGtcgttaaaaatatattaaattgttgtattttttagtttaaaaaaatatgaaaatttattaaaactgccgatttttaaaatagatagactaattttataaattaataataataaaagaacaaaaactacaattaaatataaaattatgaatatCAAATAACTTacatttgatttaaataatCGGGGCTGGAATTGTTAATATTAAGTAACTATGCAAATTGATTTACATTTTACACTACCTTTCGTATGGTTTGTCTTTTTTGTTGCTACTTTGCATTCACGTTTTAtgcaaaaaccaaaataattaaGGTGTTAGTTATTCATAATAATAGTATAACTTGTTTTAATGTCTAGGGTGTTTTCCGTATAGTTTAGATCAATTTTAAGACAAATTCAACAAATTCGAAAGAAAATATTTAGTTGGATTCAGTTTggattacaaattttaaaaaaatcaatttaatttttgacagtttaatttaaattccaatttaaaaaaatacgatGAAATAGTATATTtgataaatacaaaatttaatattataaaataataataatcaattatatttaaaatacattaaacaacaataaaataaattattaataaaaaataaaatagattaaattaaactaatagATAAATCTTCCTATTTTAAAAGACAACGATTTTAGTCTTCcgctcattttttttaattaaaaaagaataacgatttgacatattttaaatgacgtaacatacaattttatgatatgGAATAatctaaatgcattaattatttatatctcattaattaaatttcaaatatgaaaattttctgaagttgaaaattaattttttaatatgttttattttaatttcatgagttgttaattattttacgttgtatcatatgtcatattatttaaagTATGTTACATtgctattttataattaaaaaattaaaaatcaaaattatcaacttttaaaatagaagaactaattttataaaattgtaaaaataaaagaaccaaaattggAACTAggtatataaaatttgaatggGCTTAAGGGTGACATTTGTGGACTAATTGTATTGTTggaattattttattgtttgattttttttaatttgtgtgcAAATGATTCGGGGAGAGTTCTACAACCTTCGTAGAAAATGAATGGACATTTTCTGATATGATGGTGAATTTGGATTGTGCTATTTGATATAGAGTTGGAATACCGCTATCTGGTTTATTAATTTacagatttttttaattgatttaaatataacacccctactaaaatatatatatttccatataaactaaaaaatatatataattaaagagAAAGCAATAGTTTTACTGAAATATCTTTACTAAGTATTCGTCAATTCGtttacagaaagaaaaaaaaaatcagtgcATTCACTTTTATGCAAAATAgcaaatattaaattgaaagtaatgtatacaatattaattagataatatAAATTGATAAGTTGAATGtcttattctattttaaataataataataataataataataataataataataataataataataaaatatttctcaaaaaatcatttatgttttatcttcTTCAAGTCACCTGCATCTTCCAAAGCGTGTTCCTTCATGTGTCATTATTTTCTCTTTCCAATTTGGATAACCTATTGTAATTTTCCGTTGGATTCCCATCGACCATTGAAActaattaaaatacacaaatttaaaactaatatgCTTCCCATAGAATGagtatttaaaagaaaagaaaaagaaaaaacttaaatatccttagttttgaaatcatgttaagcTGAAACATAATTGTAGTAAAAAGACATTATCATTATACAAGTTCTATATAGTACAATTAAAATTAGATACTACGAAAAAATCGATATTCCGGAAAACTCAAGGAATGGATACCTAGGAGTAGCTGATGCCAAGAATGCTataaataagtttgtttgtgtagAGTTTGTCAATTTTGGCGATCCAACATATGGGAATTGATGTCGACTCATTATATTCCTTCACAATTAAGAGACATTTTTAATGTTATCTATGtaagaaaacaaaatgaagataaatgAGATTCCAATTCTAGCGGATAAAGACACCAAATTTCTTTATCTttatattgttataaaaaaatatgttagagCTTTTTGTGATCCGTCCCAATAGTATCCGAATCCGCACCCGGGAATATCAACAtgaaaatacatctttttttttcttcttcaatttggtTTGTTGTGGTGTTTATGCAAAAACTCTACGAATTTGAGTAATTGAAATCTTGTATTGTTGGTAAAGATGGATTTGGTAGAGGAAGTAGAGATTAGTTCAATGGTGGAGGCTCTCAAAGTGGAGGTTTTGAGCAAATAAGGGAGATGAAAGATGGGAAAGGAAGAGTCCGGAGAGAAAAAATGTTTATGTATAATAAATAATCAAGAGAGTTTAGATTATGAAAAAACTAAACTCCCTAGCATAGATATATCCTTCCTAGATTATTTGAATGACATATTAGTCTAATAGAGAGCTCAAAGAGTGTACCTTTGTCATCACTCATCATGCCACTTCGGTTTTTCTGTTGAACAAAAGTACCATATGCGTTTTCtattatatcaaatttaatcttaaatatgCATATTGTGTTCTCTGCAGATTTTGCAGTATCAAGATTCAATTTCTTGCCACTaacaaacaataaatatattttcacattCTTTAGAAAATAGTTCAGAAACTTGAACATGCTTACctagacaaaaaataaattctcaAATTTTATTTGAGGTAAGTGTAAAAATCTTTGTTTAACGGGAACTCATCATCTTATCATATATATCTATTTAATAaacaatttctaaaaataatgtttattttctcaaattcttTTGTGTccgtataaaattaatttacaataataatgtatttatttttttctcatatatCAAACTTGTTTTCTTGGAAATAAACAACTTCTATTAATAAACCTATATAATATATGGAAAATACAATAGgaggttaaaaccctaaatttagcaataaaattatagaatttgtgcattttatattttaaaattgtaaaaataaaattttttcatttaaaaattattctcttttGTGACAACGTTGTTAACATGTTACTCATTCTTCTTCACAATTTTGCGTACTTTCATTCGTTTCTTAAGAAAGAAAGGTGTTGGTAGTTTAGGCCTTGGCCACAATTTGGATAATGGTGTTGGAAGTCTTCTTGGGCTTGGTCCACTTAAATCGGGTATCGTCATTTTAGTAATTGACTCAACGAAAAACTAAAAGTTTTTTTGACTCATTCAAATGTATATCACTTTAGTTAATgacattaacttttttattatctttgttgAGTGGGTGAAGTATATGTGTATGCGATTATGTGATGTGTCAATCTCTCTCAGGTGTATTAACTAAATTCACgttacatttttaaataaaaaaattaagaaaataactgAGAATGTTCAGGTACATACTTTTCCCCTATTCCATTGTCTTATTGATTTTTCCATAACCTTAACTTTCTTCcccaaaatcatatttaatcgATTCATCTTCGTTGAATATTATAATGGTGGGAAGTTAATCACCATAGTAAAGTCAATCTTTTTTCTCTCAATTGAAAAATTCTTCacaagttaatttatttttttgtcgtTGTATAAGAAGGATTATGAGACGTGTTGGTCAAACTtcaaaaagagagaaaaaccaTTATACACTTGATGAATCAACAAGTTACTCATAATATGAGATaaaaatctatacattataataaaacaaactTGATAATTTGGCAAATTTGACACATGTTAGTTAAGCAGGGTGTTAGGAAAATgttaagtttctattaatagattgtgtagatttttttttttacaataaaagtAAAGTTCCATTTCATCACAACTTTACACACGATACgtccgttgagaagttaatggtcaattaaaaaaaataagaataatgaattaaaaataaaatacaatacaacaACTTGAcagttgagaatttagtggccaattaaaaattaaaaaataaatctatatattataataaagtaaacttgataatttggcaagtttgacaTGTGTCAGCTAGGTAGAGtgttagaaaaatattaagtttctattaatagaaataataactCATTGCgcagatttttgtttttataataaaagtaaagTTCCATTTCATAACGATTTTACACACGATACGTCccttgagaagttaatggccaattaaaaaaaataagaataatgaattaaaaataaaatacaatacaccacaaCTTGACaattgagaatttagtggccaattaaaaattaaaaaataaatctatacattataataaagcaaacttgataatttggcaagtttgacaTGTGTCAGCTAGGCAGAGtgttagaaaaatattaagtttctattaatagaaataataactCATTGcgcatatttttatttttacaataaaattaaagttcCATTTCATCACGACTTTACACACGATACgtccgttgagaagttaatggtcaattaaaaaaataagaataatgaattaaaaataaaatacaatacaccagttgagaatttagtggccaattaaaaattaaaaaataaattattttttaaacacgACTATATCAACCAACCACCGATtcaacttaatttaattaaaaaatttattttttatttattttttattttaataatttttttggtgtCTTCAGATTTCCTTCTTAATTTCGTCCTCAGTTAACCGTCTCTTctcaataatctctcattttttctcctcaataatctctcattttatCGTTCTCCAATGTCTGAACAAAAAAATCAgatgcttcaatttctccaaaaaaatgagttatggaatttggttgttagagctGTGCGATATTTCTGTGTCATGATCTATAAATTTTATGCTATGGAAATGGTATTGATGGATGACaaggtttaatattttttttttataaattcaaagttttaaattatacacaaacttatttgttatgttattaatttaacaaaattgtgtttcatattgttaggGTGATAATATTCAAGCAACAAGGCGAAAAACTCTTATTTTTCGATTTGAGACTACTATTCGTGAGATAGTTGTGTACAACTTTTATTCTCTTGGTATTGCGTCTAACTCTGGAGCATATAGAACAACCAACCGGTGGTCTGAGAATTAGAAATCAGTTTGCTCACAGCCTCTCCGTACTCATTGATTTCATTCCCAGAAATTCAAAACATTGACAGTTTTTAAGATAATTGTTCTTTAAACACTACTCTAGCAACCAccactttaaattaatttaattaaaatatttattttattttacgaattcttttaGTGCCATCAGACTTTCCTTCGATGATCTCTCCTTTATAGATATCATtcattttttgtgtgtttatcTTTCTCTAATGTCTTGCAAAACAATtcagattttgttgcttcaatttctctaAGAAATGAGTCATCGAATTTcgtttaaacataaattttatgcaatgAAAATGGTTTGATGGATGACAAggtttaattctttcttttataaattcaaattttaaattatattattgtgtattaaatgtgtttaatatttatatttctaggTGATAAAATTGAAGCAACATTGGTTTTCTTTCTCCATTTGATATTAATATTCCCGAATGAACTATGTATTTATTGGGTTGTCTCTGACAAACTTTTCGGGATATATGGAACAATCGGACACCATTTCACATTGAATTTGCTGCAAAATAGTACATAGACATCAATTCAAAATGTTGACATCAATTAATTTGGTAAATATGTTTACATGAATTatggtaaatttatttcaatatgacattattattttattttatttataaaaaaatattactattttgttatatatatatatatatattttattgtttatgtttttaaattttgtctcaaaaaattgtaCATCTATGTACTTTTGTCTCAAAAGATTGTATATCTatgtcaaataataataatttatttaagtaaatataaaaattatttaggcTTATTTCCAAaagattgaaagaaaaataaatttatttaggaattaaaaaaaaatacaattcattacATTTATTACATCACGATTTGATGAGTGAGTTGACAGTTATGTGAAagtgtataataatttttcaaaaactactattttaaatagttacattttaattttactaatatattatacattttacattcaaaatttatttttaaatatcatccaaattcaaaaaaattcaaaggattcattcaaagataaaagagtTCAAAGGATTCGTTCAAAGATAAAAGAATTCAAAGGATTCattcaaatataaaagataatcatagtttttaaaagataatCATAGTTTTTACGTGTATTGTAACTTTTTTGTAATGGGAAGATTATTTATCtgtagtattttgtgagtagcaccgaaataaaagatattttgccATTAGATacaccaaaatttatataaattcttaaatgtcatgtatttcatataaataacatactatgttgaataataaaaataaaaattcattattaagttacttacttatctttatatttactaatttacttaatttatatatgtcatgtccattattttaaaatttattatttcatctaatctacttatttaattttttaataattattgtttttatttgtttaaaattaaaagtattgttttataataagtttttttgaaaagaaaaaaggattttttggagaataaaaaaataagacatcATCAAGATTAAAGAGTGGTGTTGGAGTCATGCTTTTGATAAGTAACATTGATCGTAtaagaaaatagtttttaagttaggttatgattaaatttttttatttttttcattgtaaattatttttgtaaatcaaGTTATGTATTaattgtcaataaaatttatgaaaattgatatatatatatatatatatatatatatatatatattaaattaacaatttatttattaagatcgTCCGTTTGTTTCCGTGCGATGCACATGTTAGACACTAGTTTtatattaaagagaaaaatcaattttgacaaATTTAAGATTTTAGGGTTTATTTCTCCAAGTTTCAAATTGAGATTTAGatttaaaatcaatattattttttcactaTTAACTCAATCTCCTTCAACAAATCCCAACTTGGGttcttaattattttcataacccaatttttttttttatttttaaatatgaatatattctatttttaaaactatatacCAAACTACTgcttttatgaatttaattagaAGTCGTTATTTGTAAAAACAACTTTGTTAATAAAGTTTGAATGTGCAATAACGACTTCtttaagaatttattttttctttttaatttttaaaaatcgttATTCTAAAAGGTGACTTCGACGTACTTTTAAGAAGCCGTCATTGCAAATTTTgacttctttaaaaaaatctcaTTTATAAATGATGACttttaactatataaaaaaattaaaaatatatagataatttttttcaaaattgagtcattaaaataAACTTGCAACAACATAGTCATATCTTAAATTAAGATGATTCTTTCTCCTCAAATTTCAATCAGCACAATCTATTTTCATACTGCTTCCAAGCTTGAAATCTTCATGATCAATTCACCTAAAacgtatttattttaaattattgaaataatttaaaaatcttcATTCTATCGAATGGAACctttttcatattatatttGAGAGGTACGTATACTTCTTTTTACttgataaacaaaatatattaacacaTAGAGTAATTTATCCCATTAAACAGTACATGGTGAACTGCTACGTCAGCAAACAGTAGGATtagaacataaataaaaaaaagttgaacaACCATAATTTTGGCTGATCCATTCGACCGGTGACGGTCCGAATTAACCTGTTGTTTTTTTAATACCATAAATATGACTTTTATGGGATTAAGACATACAAATGGTAGCTAGTTAGATAACTTATTTTGATAAAGAGATAGTTAAATAACATGTCTATATCAACTgctcattttcatatttttttatatatatgtgacCAAATGTGAACCCTCCCATGTGATTCCTTTtactatatataataaatttatatgaaagAATAATATCATAATATTCTGGTATTCACATCTGATCAATAGCTTAAACTTTGAATGAAGATTAAGTATTAAtgtttcatttaaattttagtacctttatttttgttaatttttaaaatttatttttttatttaaaaatctaacaattttagtttctttctaaaaaacttttactaaaaaaatattattgatatgtTTTAAATGACATGTCATATAATCTCATGATGCAAAACCATTTAGAtccattaattatataaatacggttgatctaaaatatttatattagtaaa
The genomic region above belongs to Cicer arietinum cultivar CDC Frontier isolate Library 1 chromosome 4, Cicar.CDCFrontier_v2.0, whole genome shotgun sequence and contains:
- the LOC101507807 gene encoding uncharacterized protein; the encoded protein is MSNLLTNLSQKSEVDSIIRDTIDKVLVLRFGRVSDPVCLQLDQILSKAAREVSKFATVALVDIDSPDIQVYVKYFDITLIPSTVFFFNAHHMKMDSGTADHTKWIGAFQKKQDFIDVVETIFRGAMKGKLIVNCPLPPERIPKYQLLYKDV